The following proteins are encoded in a genomic region of Primulina huaijiensis isolate GDHJ02 chromosome 3, ASM1229523v2, whole genome shotgun sequence:
- the LOC140974177 gene encoding receptor-like cytosolic serine/threonine-protein kinase RBK1: MAMQGDEVPSEIHVKKLVSEDTAANVEENPETESSEHSNNDGNEEQKGQNQGPESSETEAKNEEIEEQSSPRGVLEIPISGSDSDNGSTMDRSSSFGREKSSGMLVELSYGNLHWKKLFNQIKKGSLKKFPTISLLAGHGYGFGFDLTRKKMTRKKIGRKSSQEDAIDCGDIVMPKPSWRNFSFEELKQATDNFSPDKLIGKGGHAEVYKGCLSEGQVVAVKKIIKEKKKDEERVGDFLSELGIIAHIDHTNAAKLVGFSADNGLHLVLQFSPHGSLATVLHGSEDCLEWKIRCKVAIGIAEGLQYLHYNCQRRIIHRDITASNILLSEDYEAQISDFGLAKWLPENWVHHVVSPIEGTFGYMAPEYFMHGIIHEKTDVFAFGVLLLELITGRRAVDSCRQSLVMWAKPHLEKNNVKELADPRLGSDYDIIEMKRAIFVASTCIHHSPNLRPNMKRVVQMLRGDHETVEMKQKSMGGRALLVDACDLEDYTCTTYLKDLNRHMELVME; encoded by the exons ATGGCTATGCAAG GGGATGAAGTTCCATCCGAAATCCATGTGAAAAAACTGGTTTCTGAAGATACTGCCGCGAATGTGGAAGAAAACCCAGAAACAGAATCATCAGAACACAGCAATAACGATGGAAATGAAGAACAGAAGGGGCAAAATCAGGGGCCGGAGTCTTCTGAAACTGAGGCGAAGAACGAAGAAATCGAGGAGCAGTCGTCTCCGAGGGGTGTTTTGGAGATTCCCATCTCGGGTTCGGACTCGGATAATGGTAGCACCATGGATAGGAGCAGCAGTTTTGGGAGAGAGAAATCATCTGGAATGTTAGTGGAATTGAGTTATGGGAATCTGCATTGGAAGAAACTGTTCAATCAGATAAAGAAAGGTTCATTGAAGAAATTTCCCACCATTTCATTGCTCGCCGGGCACGGTTACGGGTTTGGATTCGACCTGACGAGGAAGAAGATGACGAGGAAGAAGATAGGGAGGAAGAGTAGTCAAGAGGACGCCATTGATTGTGGAGACATCGTGATGCCTAAGCCATCTTGGAGGAATTTTAGCTTCGAAGAGCTTAAGCAGGCCACTGATAATTTTAGCCCTG ATAAACTGATTGGGAAAGGAGGACACGCGGAAGTGTACAAAGGGTGTCTATCAGAAGGTCAAGTTGTGGCTGTAAAAAAGAtaataaaggaaaaaaagaaagacgAAGAAAGAGTTGGGGACTTTTTGTCCGAGCTCGGGATCATTGCTCACATTGATCATACAAATGCTGCTAAACTAGTCGGCTTTAGCGCTGATAACGGCTTGCACTTGGTCCTCCAGTTTTCTCCCCATGGCAGCCTCGCCACTGTACTACATG GTTCCGAAGATTGTTTGGAATGGAAAATAAGGTGTAAGGTGGCTATCGGCATCGCTGAGGGATTGCAGTATCTGCATTATAACTGTCAAAGGCGTATAATTCACAGGGATATAACAGCCTCAAACATTTTACTCTCTGAAGATTACGAAGCTCAG ATATCTGATTTTGGACTAGCAAAATGGCTCCCCGAGAACTGGGTTCATCATGTCGTTTCTCCAATCGAAGGAACTTTTGG ATACATGGCTCCTGAATATTTCATGCATGgaataattcatgaaaaaacTGATGTATTCGCCTTTGGAGTTCTGCTGCTCGAACTGATAACAGGTCGTCGAGCAGTAGATTCTTGTAGACAAAGCCTTGTTATGTGG GCAAAACCTCATCTGGAGAAGAACAATGTCAAAGAACTAGCAGATCCTCGGTTAGGTTCTGATTACGACATTATAGAAATGAAACGTGCCATATTTGTAGCTTCAACGTGCATTCATCACTCGCCGAACTTACGTCCCAATATGAAACGG GTTGTTCAGATGTTAAGAGGTGACCATGAAACGGTGGAAATGAAGCAAAAATCCATGGGAGGAAGAGCACTACTTGTGGATGCTTGTGACTTGGAGGACTATACTTGTACTACATACTTAAAGGACTTGAATCGACATATGGAACTAGTTATGGAATAA
- the LOC140974176 gene encoding uncharacterized protein — translation MDVDTAAAAAPSATALITNPNKGVQFAQKPNFQPLKAREISDGQIQFRKIPVPPHRYTPLKKAWLEIYTPVYEKMKIDIRMNLKSRRVELKTRPDTPDVSNLQKCADFVHAFMLGFDVVDADALLRLDELYVESFEIKDVKTLRGEHLSRAIGRLSGKGGRTKHAIENSTRTRIVIADTKIHILGSFASIKVARDSLCSLILGSPAAKVYSKLRAVTARLAERF, via the coding sequence ATGGACGTTGAtaccgccgccgccgccgcgcCCTCCGCCACTGCACTCATAACAAATCCAAATAAGGGCGTTCAATTTGCGCAGAAGCCAAACTTTCAGCCCCTAAAAGCACGTGAAATCTCCGACGGCCAAATCCAATTCCGTAAAATCCCCGTCCCCCCTCATCGCTATACTCCTCTCAAAAAAGCATGGCTTGAAATATACACACCTGTATAcgaaaaaatgaaaattgatatCCGAATGAACCTCAAATCCCGCCGGGTGGAGCTCAAGACCCGACCCGATACTCCTGATGTCAGCAATCTGCAGAAGTGTGCAGATTTTGTGCACGCGTTCATGCTGGGTTTCGACGTGGTAGACGCAGACGCATTGCTACGTTTGGACGAGCTTTATGTTGAATCATTCGAGATTAAGGATGTCAAAACGTTGAGAGGGGAACACTTGTCGCGGGCGATCGGGCGGTTGAGTGGCAAAGGAGGAAGAACGAAGCACGCTATCGAAAACTCGACGAGAACGAGAATCGTGATAGCTGACACGAAGATTCACATACTGGGTTCCTTCGCTAGCATTAAGGTTGCAAGGGACTCTCTATGTAGCTTAATTTTGGGTTCCCCGGCCGCGAAGGTGTATTCAAAGCTAAGAGCTGTAACTGCACGCCTGGCGGAAAGGTTTTGA
- the LOC140974178 gene encoding AP2-like ethylene-responsive transcription factor AIL7, giving the protein MAGESTNWLSFSLSSAPMESQLESAMKMAAFQASSLDDSRLFYPFADNPYPFGCPSDCKPQTMLKNHQLKENDSSIFTSLLDLSQVHQSMQQQPKLEDFFAGGDSAETQDSSSLTHIYDHHLTSNACANVRNGEERDLKTVAGFQAFSTKSSSEVDDSAFTQSPVESEFVAYSQIPIKDIEKNSKGTIVVNPESCKKIGETFGQRTSIYRGVTKHRWTGRYEAHLWDNSCRREGQARKGRQVYLGGYDKEEKAARAYDLAALKYWGSTATTNFPISNYYKELEEMKHVTKQEFIASLRRKSSGFSRGASIYRGVTRHHQQGRWQARIGRVAGNKDLYLGTFATEEEAAEAYDIAAIKFRGANAVTNFEMSRYDIEAIGNSSLPIGGTAKRLKLSLEGEEQLPPAVLSSNIRAPSRNILSFASISAPCEVPFNTITTPNDHHNLFHHFTNLNASDSIATISPIPYFDWPHHPY; this is encoded by the exons ATGGCAGGAGAAAGCACAAACTGGCTTTCATTCTCGCTGTCATCAGCTCCAATGGAATCCCAGCTCGAATCCGCCATGAAAATGGCAGCGTTTCAAGCTTCTTCTCTGGATGATTCTCGCCTTTTCTACCCTTTTGCAGATAATCCTTATCCCTTCG GGTGCCCCAGCGATTGTAAACCCCAAACCATGTTAAAAAACCATCAGCTTAAGGAGAACGATTCCTCTATTTTCACCAGTTTGTTGGATTTATCGCAAGTGCATCAAAGCATGCAGCAGCAGCCCAAGCTGGAGGATTTTTTCGCCGGCGGCGACTCTGCCGAGACTCAAGACTCGTCCTCCTTAACACACATTTATGACCACCACCTGACCAGCAACGCCTGCGCCAACGTCAGAAATGGAGAGGAGCGAGATCTGAAGACCGTTGCTGGCTTTCAAGCTTTTTCGACAAAGTCGAGCTCGGAGGTGGATGACTCGGCGTTTACTCAGTCGCCGGTGGAGTCAGAATTCGTGGCTTACTCTCAGATTCCCATTAAAGATATCGAGAAGAACAGCAAAGGCACCATTGTTGTCAACCCTGAGAGTTGCAAGAAAATTGGCGAAACTTTTGGTCAAAGAACATCCATTTACAGAGGCGTCaccaa ACATCGATGGACTGGGAGATACGAGGCGCATCTGTGGGATAACAGCTGCAGAAGGGAAGGCCAAGCCAGGAAAGGGCGTCAAG TCTACTTGG GTGGCTATGACAAGGAAGAAAAGGCTGCAAGAGCATATGATTTGGCTGCTCTCAAGTACTGGGGCTCTACCGCCACCACCAACTTCCCG ATCTCAAACTACTACAAAGAGTTGGAGGAAATGAAGCATGTTACTAAACAAGAATTCATTGCTTCACTTAGAAG GAAAAGTAGTGGTTTCTCACGAGGTGCATCGATCTATCGGGGCGTGACGAG GCATCATCAGCAAGGTCGATGGCAAGCAAGGATTGGTCGTGTCGCTGGGAATAAAGATCTGTATCTCGGAACATTTG CCACTGAAGAGGAAGCAGCGGAGGCATATGACATCGCTGCGATAAAATTTCGAGGAGCAAACGCAGTAACCAATTTTGAGATGAGCCGTTATGACATTGAAGCCATTGGTAACAGCTCTCTCCCCATCGGCGGGACTGCAAAGAGGTTAAAACTCTCTCTTGAAGGCGAAGAACAGCTCCCACCCGCAGTACTGAGCTCCAACATCCGAGCCCCATCCAGGAACATCCTTAGTTTTGCTTCTATCAGCGCCCCTTGTGAAGTGCCTTTCAACACCATAACGACACCAAATGATCATCACAATCTCTTCCATCACTTCACTAATCTGAATGCCTCTGACTCCATCGCGACTATATCTCCGATACCATACTTCGATTGGCCTCATCACCCATATTAG